The Streptomyces sp. M92 nucleotide sequence AGCGGCGACTTCTTCGCCGTCGGCACGCACGCCCTGGGCCTGCGCACACACCACCTCGACATGATCGGCGACGACCACGAGGGCGATCTCGTACGCGCCCTCCACCGGGACCGGGGCATCCCCTTCACCGAGGTCCGGCAGCCCGGCGGCACCAAGCGCGCGGTCAACCTCGTCGGCCCCGACGGGCGGCGACTGTCGCTGTACGACGACAGCCGGGCGGGCGAGACCGACCGGCTGCCCGACGACGTGGTGCGCGACCTGGCCGGTGCGAGCCGGCACGCCCATGTCGTCATCACCCACCCGTGCGCGTACGCGCTGCCCGCGCTGCGCGCCGCCGGTCTCACCGTCTCGACCGACCTGCACGACTGGGACGGCGTCAACCCCTACCACGTGCCGTTCGCCCACGAGGCGGACCTCGTCTTCCTCTCCACCACGGCACTGTCCGACCCGGAGCGGACCATGCGCGGGATCGTCGAGCGGGGCAGGGCCCGGGTGGTCGTCGCGACCGCCGGCAGCGAGGGCGCGTACCTGCTGACCGACGACGTCCTGACACACATCCCCGCGGTCGCCCCTCCCGGGCCCGTGGTGGACTCCAACGGCGCCGGCGACGCGTTCGCCGCCGGCTTCCTGTACGGCTGGCTGGGCGGCGAACCGCCCGCCCGCTGCGGCCTCTACGGCGCGGTGGCCGGGGCGCACGCGTGCACCGTTCCCTCCACGCGGACCGAGGCCATCGGCCTCCACGACCTCATCGGCCGCGCCGCCGCGCTGGACGGCGCGGTGGCGGAAGACCGCGCGTGACCGCTCCCGGGCGCACCACCGGCGACACGTCGTCGTCCGCGGCGCGGCGCGGCGGGGGTGCATGCCGACCGTCAGGACCGGTGCGGAGCCCCTCGGCACGGGGACGTCGACGAACGAGGCCACTCGGCATGCTGCTCTGACGCGCCCGGGCACCGGCCACGGTGGTCTCCACCGGGATCCACTCCAGCCGACCTCCCTGCGACGTCGGAAGCGGCCTGGACCTGCTGCTGGTCGGTTCCGGCCGTGTGTCCGTCCTGCGCTCCGGTCGGCCGCATGGACGCAGTCGGCCAGGCTGAGGCCGGTGAGGGTGTTGAGGGCGACATCGAGGCGTTCGACCTGGGTGTTTCCGGTGCCGGAGTAGCAACTACAGGACCGGCCGAAGGACTGCGGGAGGGACGTGAGAACGGGGCGAGCGCAGCCCACGTAACCGGTCATTGCGTCGACTTGGACGGCGACGGACCATGACGTAGACCGTGGGGCGGGGCGGGTTTGAGGGTACCCGCCCGCGGCCGCGGATCGTGCCCCTTCGCTCCGGCGTATGACGGGCCGAACGCGCCGGACGCGCCGCGCCGGACGGCTCTTACTCCTCGTGGCTGAGGGTTTGGAAGTTCCCATGCTCAGGATTGCCCACGCCGCGCCGCATCTTCGGATGCGCCTTCGAGCCGCCGAATTCCCATGGGTTGCCATCGCAGACGCTGGTCCACAGCTGCTTGGCTGCCTTGTCGTCGGGATACACGCCCCACTCGCCGGTGCCGCTGCACTCCGACACCTCGTCGCCGTCGTTGTCGTACTCGGCGAGGTTGGTCACGACAACGGTGCCATCGTCCTCGAAGCGCAGGGTCCCGGCATCGCCCCCGGCCCAGGTGCCCGCGATGTCGGCCCGAGCCAGTGTCTGCGGCTGCCACACGCACCCCGTGGCCAGCATCAACACCGCGACCGCGGAGACCACTCCACCCGATCGCATCGCAGCGACTCGCCCTCGTTCATCACGCATGACTCCCCTTGCGTACGTCACACCCTGGTCAACCCGCGGCCCAGATCGGCAAGCACTCACGCTGTCATGGAATTTGAACGGGTTCAACTCTGCTCGGTGTGCACTGACCGCCCCCGCTTCGCACCGCACGGGCCGAGGGGCGAAACGCCACATCACCGGTACTTCGCCCGGCTTCAAGACCCTCCTGGGCCTGCGCGCCGAGTACGGCGACACCGAGGATGCTCCGATCCCTGTAGCGATCAAAACCTCTCGCGTCCCACTCGTCGCGGTACTGCGGACCGGCAAGAGGCAGGTCTACGACCGGCCGCCACCCGGGAGCGATGCCGCCATGCCCGCCCTCTGTACCGGGCCACTCACCCGATCCGCCCCGCGTACGCCGCTTCACTCTCGCGTGCACCGAGGGCGCTGATGGCACGCCCGTGCGGTACGAGACCACCCGGCCCACCGGAACGACGAACACTCCGTGGATCGGCGGCCGCCAGCGCCTCTACGAGCTGACGGACGTACTCCTTGAGAACGGGACCTACGCGGCCGAGCCCCTCGACCACTGGTGACCAGCGAGTGCCGTCAGTACGGCTCCGGTCTCGACGGATCTCCCCGCCGTTGCGGGCCTGTCCGGGAACGGGGCACCCGCCGGGGGATCGGTGGTGGGTAGCTGCACATGCCGTAGCGGCATGTGGTGTCGTCGAGGGCACCACAGCACGAAAGGCCCTGTCTGCGATGTACCCTTCCGCCCTGCCTCCCCGCGAGGTCAAGATCGGCGATGCCGCCGCCTTCGCCGGGACCACCCCGCGCGCCATTCGTCACTACCACCAGATCGGACGCTGCCGGAGCCCGAGCGAGGCGGAGACGGACCCCACGCGTAGAAGTACATGCGTTCCAGGCCTCAGTTCCGGGCCTGCAGACCCGCCAGGTAGAGACAAACGGCGTGGTCGGCTGAGATCGACGACACCACAGCGGACGTGCTGCGAGCCCTGGCCGACGCGGCGGAGCTGCCGCTGGACGCCGACCTCGCGCAGGTCGCCGAGCCTGCTCCTCCATGTCGCCCATGCGGACGCGCAGCTCGTGGATGCCCCGCTGCACCACACCGCAGTCCCGCGAGAGGTCGGTCCCTACTGTCTGGCGCCGATGGACGCTACCCGCGCTTCCCGCAGTAGCCCTGCTGGAAGGCCTCCCAGAACTCCTCGTCGATCCCGTTGCCGGTGAACGAGTTCCAGTTGGTGTGGGCGACGAGTTGGCCGCGCCCGTCGCGGCTGTTGAGGACGTAGGTCAGGTAACCGGGTGCGCTGCCGCCGTGGCCGTACGCACGGCCGCAGCTGGTGGCGTAGACGTAGATGCCCAGGCCGTAGGCGACGGCGGGCGGGGCGCTGCCGGTTGTGGGGACCGTGTCGGTGAGCATCCGGCGAAGCATGTCTCGGGGCAGGAGACGTCCTTGCAGCAGGGCCCGGTAGAAGCGTGCGATGTCGGCCGCGGTCGAGACGACGGCGCCCGACGCGCCGGCCTCGGACGGGCTGAAGGCGGTGACGTCGAACCGGGTGGCGTCCGGCGCGTTCGGCAACAGGGGCGAGACGTCCGCGTAGCCGTGTACATGTGCTCCGTCGATGGTGGTCTGCGCCAGCGGGTACGAGGTGTCGCGCAGCCCGAGGGGAGCGAAGATACGGCGTTCGAGGTTGGTGCGGAGGTCGCGGTCGGTGATCCGTTCGACGATCAGATCGAGCAGCAGGTAGTTGGTGTTGGAGTACCGGAACCGGGTGCCCGGAACCGGGAAGTACCGGGGCTGGGCAAGACCGATGCCGATCAGCTGGTCGCGGGGCCAGTACTGGTCAAGCCCGCGAAAGTGGGGAAGCAGCCCTTCGACGTAGTCGTACAGCCCACTCGAGTGGTTGAGCAGCTGGCGGACAGTGACGGGCGCACCGGACAGTGCGTTGTCGGTGCGGAGCTGGTCGGGCAGCAGGCTCTGCACGGTGTCGTCGAGTCGCAACCGGCGCTCGGCCACGAGTTGCAGGACGACCGTCGCGGTGAAGGTCTTGGTGACGCTGCCGGTGCGGAACCTCAGGTCCGGGGTCATCGGGGTACCGGCGGAACGGTCCGCGACGCCGGCCGCGCCGAAGCGGTCGTCCGAGCCACGTCGGGCGAGCAGGAAGGCGCCCGGGTTGGGATTCTGGTCGGCCACCACCTGGTCGGCCAGGGCCTGGAGAGCTGGGTCACGGCGGCCGGCGACCGACTGTCCGTCACTGGCCTGGTCCGCGGTGGCCATACCGGGTGGCAGGAGAAGGGCGAGGCCAAGTAATAGGCCTAACAAGCGAGTTGAGCTTCGTCGGAACATCACAGGACCCCCTCCAGTAGCAATATAGACGTACGGTTATAGCACGCGATACCGTTCTCACGTGCCGAGAATTGCCGACCATGACGCCCGACACGGGCAGATCACCGACGCTGTCCAACGCCTGGTCGTGCGACACGGCCTCAACGCCGTGACCGTCGCCCGGACCGCCGCGGAAGCGGGCGTGTCCGTCGGCCTGGTGCAGCACTACTTCACAACGAAGGAGGAGATGCTGCTGGCCACGTTCGCCCGCGTCAACGGGCGCTTCACCGCACGAGTGGACGAGCTGGTGAACCGAGGCGATGCCGAGGGCCGCACCATCGCCGAGATGCTGCGGCAGGCGCTGGCCGAGCTCATGCCGCTGGACGACGCCCGCCGAGCCGAGTTCCTGGTACGTCTGGCCTTCGCAGGCCAGGCCGCGAACAACGCCCGCCTGGCCGCCGTCCAGAGAGAGACCCTCGTGGGCATCCGCTCACGCGTCTCCCAGGCCATCACAAACGGCACGGTGTGCGGCGAGGTCGCTCAGCGGATCGACGCGGCTGACCAGGCCCTACGGATCGTTGCGTTCACCGAAGGTCTCGCCCTGCACACGCACGTCGACCCCGACGGCACATCGAAACCGGCGGTCCTCGCCGCGCTGGACGACCAACTCGGCCGCGTATTCACCGGAACCTGCCGACACGCCCAGCTCGGCTAGCATCCGCAAGGCGGCACCCTGGGACACGACTCCAGCGTCAGGCCCCCGGCGCGCCTCCCGGGCCGCGTAGCGCCGACAGTCATCCAGTCCCGCGGATCGCTCCGATCGGCTTCAGGCAACTCCCCGTTCCCGGACCCGGTGACGGGCTCAGACGGCTACGCGAACGGGCGCGGCGTCGGCACGTCCGTAGGCGAGCACCTGGGCGAGGACTTCACGGAACTGGACGACGTCCTCGTCCGGTGCTTCGATGACGGCCTCAACCTCGCTGTCGCTCACCCGCAAGTCCTCCAGTGCCTCAGGGTCGAGCGAGACGCGGAGGACGTTGTCCGTCAGAACGGCTTCGCGCACGCAGCCATAGGCGGTCCCTTGCCCGGCCGTGACAAGGCAATGTGTGTCCATACCTGCGGCGACCTCCTGATCATCTGGATCGTCCTCGCCCGCCATGAACATCAAAGTGAATCCACTTCCGTCCGCTCCCTCGGCAAGAGCGGCTTCGGTGAAGCAGCCATCAGGATCGATCTCTGTTGTGGCAACACGAGCAGTGAATCTGTACGTCATAGCGGGGTTCTATCAGCGCGTTCGGCCGGCGCACGACACCGGGTGGCAGCGCCGATGCCCCTTCATCCGACGGCGCCTGCGTTGTGGGCTCCAGATCCCCCGGGGGAGATCGTGCACTTCCGGCTGGGGAATCCTCATGCGCGCCGAAGATGGCGACGATCCGGTAGTACGGTGCGTCTTCGGCGCGACCGAGGGCCCCGTCACGGGTCACCGCCGTGGCGTTGTCGATCTCGGCGAGCACTTCGGCCGGAGCCATCCGTCACCGGCGTCGCCGGTCCTGACCACGATGGTCCGCGCCGTTGGCTGATCGCGGCAAGGTGGGGGCTGGACGCTCCGTGCGCTACGTGCGGCTTCGGAGGCCGGGCGCGTCATCGCCGCACCCGCGGGCCGGGCGGCGCGGTCGCGGTGCCCGCGTTGTCGGTGCCAGATGGCACCATCCAGCCATGAGTAGCGAAGGATTCAACTGGCACGCTTTCCTCGGCCGGTGGGAGGAGGAGTGGGTTCCGCGCACAGAGGCCGGCCAGGACGACGGAGATGTGCAGGCCCATGTACGCCTGGGCGGACCTGGCGCGGACGAAGTGGCGATAGCCGCGGCCGAACGGCGACTGGGGCGGCGGCTGCCGCCCTCGTACCGGGCCTTTCTGGCCGCGAGTGACGGGTGGCACGTCGACCAGACGGCCGGGATCTACCGGCTCGGCGGAGTCTCGGACATCGACTGGTTCCAGGATCCGTACGACATGACCTCGCTCTACGAGGAGATGCTGGGCCCCGATCCGAGCAGGGAGGAGACCCTGCTGACCGGGATGTGGAAACGGGCGCTGCGGCTCGAGACGGAGTCCGACATGTCACACGCCTTGCTCGACCCTGGCGACACCGATCGGGACGGCGAGTGGGCGCTGTACGTCTACCGCGGCTGGGACGGTGAGCTGCCGGACCGTTACCCGTCGTTCCGCGCGTACATGGAGGCCATGTACCGCGGCTTCCACTCCGGCCGGGCGGACAGGCCCGGCTTCGTGAACGCCACCACGCGCGCTCAGGACGCCAACGTGGAGGAGGCCCGTCGGCTGGCCCTGCGTGGACGGTACGAGGATGCCCTGCCCCGGCTCGAGGAGGCGCTGTCCTTCGGACGGCCGCGAAGCGCGGTCCTGCTGCACCAGATCCGGCACCTCCTGGACCCGCGCGGCTCGTTCGGTTACGGCGGCCTGGCGGCGGACCCTCGCTACCTGTCGGAGGTCCTGCCCGTGGAGGCCATGAGTCCGGCGAGCGGCACATGGCGGCTGGGGGACGACCACTGGCTGGGGATGATGGCCGCCCGCGGGGTGGCCCGGGGGACCGCCGAGGCCGTACTGCGGGCGATGCGCGAGGGCACTCACCGCTACGCGCCTCCCGGCCCCTGGGGCGGAGCCGTCGCCGAGGCCAGGCAGCAGGCCTTGTGGGGCGCGGGCGACGCGGCGTGGCGGCTGCTGCGGGACGCGTTCCCTGCGTGGGAGGCGCCGGGCCCCCTGTTGATCGCCCCGATCGGGCTGCTGGCCGATCCGGTACTGGGTCCGCTGGTCACGCCCGAACGGGGGCGCGAGCTCCTCGGAACACCGCGAGCCGGGCAGACGGGGCCCGCTCCCGAGCCGGTGCCCGATCTCGACCCGCCGGGCCTCAGTTGGCTGACCGGCCTCGGTGCGGACCGGCGGCCGTTCGACGGCTACCGCTGTGTCTGGGCCGACGCGACCGACCCGACCCGCCTGCCGTCCCTGATCGGCGAGGACGGCGCCGAACTGAGCGCACCGGTGGAGCCGCGAACGGCTTCCTGGCGGGCGCCCAAGCCCCATGAACGCGAGGGTGTGGAGCTCTGGGAGGACCGGGCCGTCGTCGCCGTCGGCCGCACGGGCGAAGGGTGGGCCTTCGCATTCGACGGCCACTCCCGCCACCGCCTGGACGAACGGTTCGTGTCCCCCGCAGCGGCCGCGTCCCTCTCCGGCCGCGCGGTCGTGGTGTGGCGCGAGCCGACGCCCCCTTCTCCGCCCGACCGGCCGGCCGCGTTCCACCTTTCGGTGGCCGAACACGGCGAGGAACTTTACGCCTTCACCGTACGAGGCACGCAGATCCAGCGTTCCGGCGCGATACCGAAAGCCCTGGAACCCGCACACCTGTTCCGCCCAGCGGACACCGAGCTGGACGGCGAACTGCGCGTACTGGAGGCCCTGCACACTGAACTCGGCCTCTCCCTCCCCCGCTTCGCGCTGACCCGGGGCAGGCTCCGCACCTTCACCACCCGGTCATGGACGCGGGCACCACGCGCGGGCGAGGGCTACGTATACGTCAGCATCGGAGGGCATCCGGCCTGAGCGGGGTTCGGGAGACGGGTCCACCGGCGCCCGCGACGTCCGGGCCGTGTCCGTCTCACCGCATGTGCCGTAGCGACTCCTCCCTCACCGGAGCGGACAGGCGAGGCAGACCTGCCGCCCCTGTCGACCGTCCGAGGAAGGGTGCG carries:
- a CDS encoding serine hydrolase domain-containing protein, which encodes MATADQASDGQSVAGRRDPALQALADQVVADQNPNPGAFLLARRGSDDRFGAAGVADRSAGTPMTPDLRFRTGSVTKTFTATVVLQLVAERRLRLDDTVQSLLPDQLRTDNALSGAPVTVRQLLNHSSGLYDYVEGLLPHFRGLDQYWPRDQLIGIGLAQPRYFPVPGTRFRYSNTNYLLLDLIVERITDRDLRTNLERRIFAPLGLRDTSYPLAQTTIDGAHVHGYADVSPLLPNAPDATRFDVTAFSPSEAGASGAVVSTAADIARFYRALLQGRLLPRDMLRRMLTDTVPTTGSAPPAVAYGLGIYVYATSCGRAYGHGGSAPGYLTYVLNSRDGRGQLVAHTNWNSFTGNGIDEEFWEAFQQGYCGKRG
- a CDS encoding SMI1/KNR4 family protein, whose translation is MSSEGFNWHAFLGRWEEEWVPRTEAGQDDGDVQAHVRLGGPGADEVAIAAAERRLGRRLPPSYRAFLAASDGWHVDQTAGIYRLGGVSDIDWFQDPYDMTSLYEEMLGPDPSREETLLTGMWKRALRLETESDMSHALLDPGDTDRDGEWALYVYRGWDGELPDRYPSFRAYMEAMYRGFHSGRADRPGFVNATTRAQDANVEEARRLALRGRYEDALPRLEEALSFGRPRSAVLLHQIRHLLDPRGSFGYGGLAADPRYLSEVLPVEAMSPASGTWRLGDDHWLGMMAARGVARGTAEAVLRAMREGTHRYAPPGPWGGAVAEARQQALWGAGDAAWRLLRDAFPAWEAPGPLLIAPIGLLADPVLGPLVTPERGRELLGTPRAGQTGPAPEPVPDLDPPGLSWLTGLGADRRPFDGYRCVWADATDPTRLPSLIGEDGAELSAPVEPRTASWRAPKPHEREGVELWEDRAVVAVGRTGEGWAFAFDGHSRHRLDERFVSPAAAASLSGRAVVVWREPTPPSPPDRPAAFHLSVAEHGEELYAFTVRGTQIQRSGAIPKALEPAHLFRPADTELDGELRVLEALHTELGLSLPRFALTRGRLRTFTTRSWTRAPRAGEGYVYVSIGGHPA
- a CDS encoding Imm10 family immunity protein; protein product: MTYRFTARVATTEIDPDGCFTEAALAEGADGSGFTLMFMAGEDDPDDQEVAAGMDTHCLVTAGQGTAYGCVREAVLTDNVLRVSLDPEALEDLRVSDSEVEAVIEAPDEDVVQFREVLAQVLAYGRADAAPVRVAV
- a CDS encoding adenosine kinase; the encoded protein is MNRSIDVLVLGGAGVDTVVHVPELPLPFADSYMIRPGIVTRAGQSGDFFAVGTHALGLRTHHLDMIGDDHEGDLVRALHRDRGIPFTEVRQPGGTKRAVNLVGPDGRRLSLYDDSRAGETDRLPDDVVRDLAGASRHAHVVITHPCAYALPALRAAGLTVSTDLHDWDGVNPYHVPFAHEADLVFLSTTALSDPERTMRGIVERGRARVVVATAGSEGAYLLTDDVLTHIPAVAPPGPVVDSNGAGDAFAAGFLYGWLGGEPPARCGLYGAVAGAHACTVPSTRTEAIGLHDLIGRAAALDGAVAEDRA
- a CDS encoding TetR/AcrR family transcriptional regulator: MPRIADHDARHGQITDAVQRLVVRHGLNAVTVARTAAEAGVSVGLVQHYFTTKEEMLLATFARVNGRFTARVDELVNRGDAEGRTIAEMLRQALAELMPLDDARRAEFLVRLAFAGQAANNARLAAVQRETLVGIRSRVSQAITNGTVCGEVAQRIDAADQALRIVAFTEGLALHTHVDPDGTSKPAVLAALDDQLGRVFTGTCRHAQLG